Part of the Pseudomonas sp. ADAK13 genome is shown below.
ATGGCCGTGCGCAAGCGGGTTTCGAGATGGGCGTCGAGGGCGTCAAGGCGCTGCAACAGCACGGCGCGAATCTCGGCGTCCTCGACCGCTTCGGTGGTGGCGGTGCCGATGATAAAGCAGCCCCGTGGCTCGCCGTCCCCCGAAAAGTAGATCGACAACTGGCCTTCATACAGGCGCATCAATGCGTCGGCCAGGGTCAGGCTCGGATCGTCCAGCGCCTCGTCGATGGCGGCTGACGCGAGGCCCCAATACTGCTCAAGCGCCTTGAGGTAGATCGCGTGTTTGTCGCCGAACGCCGCGTACAGGCTCGGCCGGTTCATCCCGGCAGCAGTGGCGATGCCGTCCAGTGAGGCGCCGGAATACCCCGTACTCCAGAACACCCCGAGGGCTTTTTGCAGCGCCGTTTCGGGGTCGTAGGCGCGCGGGCGGCCACGGCCTTTTGCCTCTGTGATCTTTTTTTGTGCCATGACGTACAAAAATCCTTGAGTAGAGGTGGGTGGGTCGATATTCTTACATCATCGCACAAAATTAAAGCCTCAGAAATCCCGGGCTCAGTAAAGGTGATTCGATCATGAGCAAAGCGTTGGAAAACACGACCCGCACACCCTGGCGTTCACTGTTGATGGTGGGCTTTCCGGTACTCGTGGCCGCGGCGGGGTATGTGTATTACCTGAAGGATGCGCCCTACGTATCCACCGATAACGCCTATGCCCGAGTGGCGAAGGCGTCGGTCAATGCGCGGGTGTCCGGGCAGGTGGTCGAGATCGCCGTGGAAGACAACCAGGCGGTGCACAAAGGGCAGGTGCTGTTGCGGATCAACCCCGAGCCGTTCCAGGTGGCGGTTGACCGTGCTCAGGCCCAATTGAGCATGGCGCGCTTGCGCATTGAAGGCCTCAAGGCCAGCTACCGGCAACAGCAGGCGGAACTGCAAGCGGCCAGGGAGTCGGCGGGTTTCGACCAGAAGGAATTCGCCCGTAAAAAGGCCCTGGTGGCTACCGAGTTCGTGTCTCAGGCAGTGTTTGAACGAGCGGACACCGACTTGAAAGTCGCCCGGCAACGCGTCGCGTCCATCGAGCAGCAGCTCGCCAATACGGTGGTGGCCTTGAACGGCAATCCAGACATTGAAATCGACCGCCATCCCGCGATTCGCGAGGCCCAGGCGCAGCTTGATGAAGCGCAACTCTACCTCTCGTACGCGACGGTGTATGCGCCCGACGATGGCGTCGTCGCCAAGGTGGATGACGTGCAGGTCGGTGACTACCTGAACAGCGGCGCGCCGGCCTTCGCCTTACTGTCGCCCCGTCGTACCTGGGTTGAAGCCAACTTCCGCGAGACCCAGATGACCCATATGCGGGCCGGCCAGCAGGCAACCGTCAGGCTCGACACGTACCCGGACCATCCCTTCAAGGCCCACATCACCAGCCTGAGCCCCGGCGCCGGTGCCGACTTCGCCTTGCTGCCGCCGGAGAACGCCACCGGCAACTGGGTCAAGGTGGTCCAGCGGGTGCCGGTGCGTCTGGAACTGGATGACGCCAGCGCCGACTTGCCGCTGTTCTCCGGCACCAGCGCCACCGTAACCGTTGATACAAGGACCGGCCCATGAACAGCGCACGCACCCTCAGGTTCACGGCGTTGCTGGTGACCTGGCTGCAGGCGGTCAACGTGTCGCTGCCGAACTCGGCCCTCAGGTTTATCCAGGGCAGTTTGTCGATGACGGACGATGAGGCGGGGTGGATCTTCACCTCGTACCTGGCCGCCAGCGCGATCACCTTGCCGGTGGCCCAGTGGCTCGCCGCGCGCTTCGGTGTGAAGGCGGTTTACCAGGCGGCGATAGCGATCTTCGCCGTCGGATTGCTGCTCGCGACCGGGGCAACCACTTCGCTGCAATTCGTCGGCGCCCGGATAATCCAAGGGGCTGCCAGCGGGGTATTGGCGCCGCTGTCGATGGCCATCGCCCTGGAGACATTGGCGGCGCAAAAGCGGCCAACATTCGGCCCGCTGTGGACGGCTATCGGGTTGCTGGGCATCGTCAGCGGCCCGGCGATTGGCGGCTGGATCAGCGAGCATTTCGGCTGGCGCTGGATGTTTTACGCCAGCCTGCCGCTGTTGGCCTACGCCGTATTGGTCGTGGCGTTGTTGCAACCCGAGAAGAAAGCCAGCAGCGCGCCGGCCTTTGATTTTGCAGGTTTCGCCAGCTTTACCCTCGGCGTGATCGGCCTGCAAATGCTCCTCGACCGGGGCCAGCGCCTGGAGTGGTTCGACTCGCCCGAAATCTGGCTGGAAGCGGCCGCCAGTGCGTTGGGGTTCTACCTGTTCACCGTGCACCGTTTAACTTCCGGTACGCACTTCATCAGCAAGGGGTTATTGCGTGATCGCAACTTCGTGCTGTCGACCATCATCTTCTTCGCGGTCGGTTTCGTGCTGCTGCCGACCATGGCGATGACCTCGCCGATGCTGGACGAACTGCTCGGCTTCCCGCCGGACACCACAGGCTTCCTCACCATCCCCCGTGGCGTGGGTCTGCTGGGTGCGTTCTGGCTGATGAACCGCGTGCCCGGGCACCTGGATGGCCGCCCGTTCGTGGTCGCCGGTATCGCCGTGGTGATCTACGCCAACCACTCGATGCTCGGTTATTCGCCGTTGATGGATGGCTGGCCGGTGGCGCTGGCCGGCGCGATCCAGGGGGCGGGCCTGGGCCTGCTGATGCCGGCACTTTCCCGGGTGGCGTTCAGCACCCTCGCACCCACATTGCGCCCCGAAGGCAGCGGGCTGTTCAACCTGTCCCGGGTCTACGGCAGCACCCTCGGCGTGGCTGTGGTGCAGTGGTTCTTCTTCAACAATACCCAGGCGATGCACGTGGCGCTGGCCAGCCACCTGACCGTGCAGGCGGTCCCGGCATCGACGTCCCTGGCCGGGTTCGGTGCGCTCAACGAAGCCATCACCGGCCAGGCCGCCTTCATCGCGGTGCTCGGCCAATTCAAGATTCTGCTGTGGGCGATGCTGGTGGTGAGCCCGCTGGTTCTGCTGCTGCGTAAACCTGTCACGACCCACTAGTTTTCCGGAGTGTGCCAAATGAAACCCCATGGGCTTGTTATCACGGCCGTTATGACCCTGTCCGCCTGTTCTGTCGGCCCGGACTATAAGGCGCCGTCCGTTACCGCTTCGCAGCACTATGACGTGCAGGCGGAACAGCGCGTTTCGTTCAACCAGAAGGTGAGCGTCGACTGGTGGTCGACCTTTCATTCCCACACGCTGGACCGCGTCATGCGCCGGGCGATTGCCGGCAACCTTGAGCTGACGGCGGCGGACGCAACGTTGCGCCAGGCGGCCGCGTCGGTGGCGGCGGCGGAAGGTGCGCTGTTCCCGCAGGTGGATTTCGCTGCGCAAGCGGGCCGCCAGCGTGTGCATAACGCCGCCCGGCCCGCGGTGACGAACTTCTACGGCGTCGGCCCGCAGGTCAGCTTCGACCTCGACGTATTTGGCGGTAACCAGCGCCGGGTCGAGCAACAGCAGGCGTTTGCCGATCTCCAGCAACACCGCTTCGAAGCGGCCTACCTGACGCTGACGGGCGACGTCGCCAGCCAGGCGTTGTTGATGGCCTCGGCCACTGCGCAGATGGAAGCGGTGCAGACCTTGCTCGCCACCGACGCAAAAAACCTCGAACTGGTGCGTGCCGCGCAACACAGCGGCGCGGCGACGCAGCTCGATATTTCCCTGGCCGAAACGCGGCTGGCGCAGGACCGCACGCTGTTGCCGCCACTGGCCCAGCAGCGCGATGCGGCGCGGCATGCGCTGTCGATCCTGGCCGGCAAGGGGCCGGCGGATTGGCGTGCGCCGGACTTCAACCTGGCTGAATTTGCCTCGGCCACCATGCTGCCCATCAGCCTGCCGTCCGAGCTGGCCCACGACCGCCCGGACGTGCAGCAAGCCGAAGCCGAACTGCACGCCGCCAGTGCGGCGGTCGGCGTGGCCACCGCCAATCTCTACCCCCATGTGGAACTGTCCGCCTCCCTGGCCCAGGCCGCGTCGGGCAACGGAGGTGCAGCACTCTGGGGCTTCGCCGCCGGGTTGGCGGGCCCGATCTTCGACGGCGGCACCCTCAAGGCCGAGCGCCAGGTGGCGGTGGAGGGCTACAACGCCGCGCTCGCCCACTATCAGCAGACCGTCATCCAGTCCTTCGGCCAGGTCGCAGACACCTTGCAGGCGATCAACCACGACGCCGAGGAATACCAGGCGCAGACCGCTGCGCTACAGGCCGCCGACAACAGTTTGCGCCTGAACCAGCACGCCTATGGAGCAGGGGAGAACGGCTTGCTGCAAGTGCTGGAGGCACAACGCGCCTATGAGCAGGCCCTGCTCGGGCAGATCCGGGCGAGCACCGCCCGACACCTCGACACCGTGCGCCTGTTCGTGGCGCTCGGCGGTCGCTCGGTCAACGATTTCAAACGCTAGTGGAGTAAAAAAATGAGCTATTACGATGCCCTTCGCGATACCCGTTTTCCTTTGCAGCATGGCGCGGGCGCGATGCCGGCGGTGGGGTTTGGCACGCTGTTCAGGGACCTGACGGCTACCACCCAGGCCGTCACGGAAGCGTTGGAGGCGGGCTTTCGGCATTTCGATTGCGCCGAGCGGTATGGCAACGAGGCGCAGGTGGGGGCGGCGCTTCACGACGCGATGACGGCCGGTAAAGTCCGGCGTGAGGAACTGTTCATCACCACCAAGCTGTGGAACAACAACCATCGGCCCGAGCGGGTGGTGCCGGCGTTCGAGGCCAGTTGCCGCAGGCTTCGGGTGGATGTGATCGACTGCTACATGATCCATACGCCGTTTGCGTTTCTGCCGGGTGACGAGCTGCATCCACGGGACGCGTTTGGGCATGTGCTGTATGACTCGGGTGTGACGCTGATCGAGACGTGGCGGGTGCTTGAGCGGTTGGTGGATGAGGGGCGCTGCAAGTCCATCGGGTTATCGGACATCACCCTGGATACGTTGCGGGAGCTGGTGGCGGTGGCGCGGATAAAACCGGCGGTGGTGCAGGTTGAGTCACATCCTTATCTGCCGGAGTGGGAGTTGCTGGAGTTCTGCAAACAGCACGGGATTGTGGTGCTGGCGTTTGCGCCGCTGGGGCATGGGATGAGGCCGCGGGTGCTGGATGAGCCGGTGATTACCACGATTGCGCGGCGGGTGCAGAAGACGCCGGCTCAGGTTGCGCTGGCGTGGTCGGTGCAGCGTGGGGTGGCGTTTTTGACGTCCTCGGTGACGCCGGCACGGATTCAGGAGGATGCGGATATTTCCACATTGCCTCAGGCGGCGATGCGTGAGATCGAGAAGGACATCACGACCCGGGTGCGTTTTAATCCGGTGATGGATACCGGGGTGTTGGGGTTTATTTCGCGGGAGAAGTTTTGAGTTCAATCGGGGGGGGAGGGGGGGCATATCCGTTATTTAGGTAACGGCCGCTTATGGTTTCGCTCTTACAGCGAGTCACTTTGGAAAAGCCCCAAAGTAACCAAAGGGCTCTGCCCCGCCTGTCGGCACCTCGCCCAGGCTCGGTGTTCCCTCACTCCGGCATTGCTCCGCGGGCCGCCGCGACGGGGCGTCCCTGCCCCGTCGCGGCTAAACCGGCGTCCTGCCGGTTTACCCGCTCCTCAATCCCTGCGTTCGGCCTCGGGCTTATTGGGGCAGTCAGAGCCAGATCAAGATCAAAAGCAAGAGCACAGCGGCCTACAGGCCGGCTTGAGTGGTAGAAGCCAAATCAAAAGCGAAAGCCAAATCTGAAACTGCTGCGGCTCTGCTTTTCTGTGGGAGCTGGCTTGCCTGCGATGCAGACAACTCGGTCTCTCAGGTACACCGAGGCGATGCTATCGCAGGCAAGCCAGCTCCTACAGTTGGACCGTGCCCGCTTTAGATTTTGATTTTGCTTTTGCCTTTGCTTCACACCACTCAAGCCGGCCTGTAGGCCGCTGTGCTGTTGATCTGCTTTTGATCTTGATCTTAGGCGCCCCGTTAAACCACGCTGGCCGAACGCAGGCTTTGGAGCGTGGGTAACCCGGCAGGACGCCGGGTTAGCCGCGCTGGGCCAAGGATGGCCCATCGCGGCGGCCCACGGTCCAAAGCCGGAGTGAGGGCACACCGAGCATTAGCGAGGTGCCGAGTGGTGGGGCAAGAGCCTTTTGGTTACTTTTGGGCTCTTTTCAAAAGTGACCCGCTGTAAGAGCGGAACCAATACCAGCCATAACCGAAGAAACGGATATGCCCCCAATCACCCACCCTTACCCAACAACGCCCGAGCAAACTCATCAGACGCAATAAAGTCCATGGCCTTGCGCAACTCGCAAGCCGCCTCAGCACCAAACACCTCATCAAACCTCACCGCCATTTGCCGAGACACCACCCGCGCTTCCTCGTACTTGTGCTGCCCCGCGTCGGTCAACAGCACCCGCCGGCTGCGACGATCCAGCTCGTCCACCTGCAACACCACCAACCCGTCCCGCACCAGCGGCTTGAGCGTATGCCCCAGGGCCGAAAGGTCCATCACCAACGAATGCGCCAGGTCGCGCATTTTGGGCGCGTCACCCTGGGCGATGTGGTTCATCAGCGAATACTGGGTAGCCTTCAGGCCAAACGGCACAAACGCTTCGTCATAGATCTGCGCCATGCGACGGGACGCGCGACGCACGGCTCCGTTGGAACAGGTGCTGGGGCTATTCAGGGTGGGCGGTGCGCATTTCACAGGCGGGTCACTCGCTACAGGCCAAGGGTTAACCGAACGTTAATCCGGCAAGATGAATATTGACACATGTAGCAACAAATTAGTTGCGTATGCCTCTAAACGCTATATCGTGGCATATGCCTCTATTTTGACCGGATGTCAGTGCAGTTGGCCCGGATCACAGACGGGCGGGGCAGGAGGGAAGCGCTGTTTGGTACCTCCTTCAGTCATCAACTTCCTGTCTGGATCAGACCTATGCTCAACCTTGTGCGCATCGCATTGCGGCGCCCCTATACCTTCCTGGTATTGGCTATTTTCATTCTGATTGTGGGCCCGCTCGCGGCCTGGCGTACCCCGACCGACATCTTCCCCGAAATTCGCATCCCCGTGATTGCCGTGATCTGGCAGTACACCGGCTTGCCTCCGGACCAGATGGCCGGCCGTATCACGTCACCCTTCGAGCGGGTGCTGACCACCACGGTCAACGACATCCGTCATATCGAAGCGCAGTCGTTGAACGGCTTCGGCATCGTCAAGGTGTACTTCCAGCCGGGGGTCAATATCAGTACGGCCAACGCGCAGGTGACCTCGGTGTCCCAGGCCATCCTGCGCCAACTGCCGCCCGGCACCACACCGCCGCTGGTGCTCAATTACAGCGCCTCGACGGTGCCGATCGTGCAACTGGCCTTGTCCGGCAAAGGGCTCACCGAGCAGCGGCTGGGCGATCTGGGCCTCAACACCGTGCGCCTGATGCTGACCACGGTGCCCGGTGCAGCGCTGCCGTACCCGTTCGGCGGCAAGACGCGCCAGGTGCAGATCGACCTCGATTCGGCGCGGATGCAGGCGCGGGGCCTCTCGGCGCAGGACGTGGCCAACGCCCTGGCCACCCAGAACCTGATTACCCCGGTGGGCACGCAAAAGATCGGCAGCTATGAGTTCAACCTGCAACTGAACAACTCGCCGACGGATTTCCACGACCTGGAAAACCTGCCGATCAAGACCGCCGACGGCACCACCGTATTAATTCGTGACGTGGCCACGGTGCGGGACGGCAACCCGCCGCAGACCAACATCGTGCACGTCAACGGCAACCGTTCCGTGTTGCTGCCGGTGCTCAAGACCGGTTCGGCCTCGACCCTCGGGGTGATCGCCGGCATCAAGGACAAACTGGCCGACAACAAGGGCGCCTTGCCGCCCAACCTGAATATCGACCTGATCGGCGACCAGTCGCTGTTCGTGCGTTCGGCCATCAGCGGTGTGGCCCGTGAAGGGGTGATTGCAGCGGCACTGACCAGCCTGATGATCCTGTTGTTCCTCGGCAGTTGGCGCTCGACGGTGATCATCGCCACGTCGATTCCGCTGGCGATTCTGTCGTCGATTGCCACGCTGTCGGCGCTCGGTGAAACCCTCAACATCATGACCCTCGGCGGCCTGGCACTGGCCGTGGGGATCCTGGTGGACGACGCCACGGTGACCATCGAAAACATCAACTGGCACCTGGAGCAGGGCAAGCCGGTGGAGACGGCGATCCTCGACGGTGCGTCGCAGATTGTCACGCCGGCGTTCGTCTCCTTGCTGTGTATCTGCATCGTGTTTGTGCCGATGTTTTTCCTGGAAGGCGTGGCGCGTTTCCTGTTTGTGCCGATGGCGGAAGCGGTGATCTTCGCGATGATCGCCTCGTTCATCCTGTCGCGCACCCTGGTGCCGACCCTCGCCAATTACCTGCTCAAACCGCATGAACACCATGCGGACGGCACGCCGGTGGTGGCGCCATCGAGCAACCCGCTGGTGAAGTTCCAGCGCGGGTTCGAGCGCCAGTTCGAGGCGTTTCGCGGGGTTTACCACGGTGCGCTGGAAAGTGCCTTGCTTCACCGCCGTATCGTGGTGATTGCGATGCTGGCGTTTGTCGCCGTGTCGTTTGCGCTGGTGCCGTTCCTGGGCCGTAACTTCTTCCCCGAGGTGGATTCCGGGCAGATCCTGCTGCATGTGCGGGCGCCGATCGGCACGCGGGTGGAGAGCAATGCGCGGCTGGTCTCGCAGATCGAGGACACCCTCCACAAGGTAATCGAGCCGCAGGAACTGGCGGCCATCGTCGACAACATCGGCCTGGCCATCAGCGGGATCAACGTCGCCTACAACAACACCGGCACCGTTGGCTCCCAGGACAGCGACATCCAGATCAGCCTGAAAGAGGGCCATCGCCCCACCGCCGACTACATGCGCGAACTGCGTGAACGACTGCCTCGTGAATTCCCGAATGCGGTGTTCTCGTTCCCGGCCTCCGACATCGTCGGGCAGATCCTCAACTTCGGTTCTTCCGCGCCGGTGGATGTGCAAATCGCCGGGAATAACCTGCCGGCCAACTTCACCTATGCCAGCACCCTGCTGCGGGACATTCGCCGGGTGCCGGGCGTGGTGGATGCGCGTATCCAGCAGTCACGGCAACTGCCCACGTTCAAGATTGATGTGGACCGCACGCAAGCGCAGTTGGTGGGCCTGAACGAACGCGATGTGACCAACAGCCTGGTGGTCAACCTGGCGGGTTCCAGCCAGGTGGCGCCGACTTTCTGGCTCAACCCGGCCAACGGCGTGTCGTACCCGATTGTGATGCAAACCCCGCAGTACGGCCTCGACACCCTGGCGGCCCTGCATAACCTGCCGTTGAGCGGCAGCGGCAGCGGCAGCGCCGGTGCAGCGTCAGACCAGACCCTGGGTGGCCTGGCCTCCATCGAGCGTACTCACAGCAACTCGGTGGTGACCCAGTCGGATATCCAGCCGGTGGTGGAAGTATTGACCGCGATCCAGGGCCGCGATCTCGGCGCGGTGGCGGCGGACATCCAGAAGATCATCGCCGCCCACGCCAGCGAGGTGCCCACCGGTTCCAAGGTGCTGTTGCAGGGCCAGGTGCAAACCATGAACGCGGCCTTCAGCGGCCTGCTGTTTGGCCTGCTCGGTGCGGTGGTGCTGATCTACCTGCTGATTGTGGTCAACTTCCAGTCCTGGGCCGACCCGTTCGTGATCATCACCGCCTTGCCGGCGGCGCTCGCGGGCATTGTGTGGATGCTGTTCGTCACCCACACGCCGCTGTCGGTGCCGGCCTTGACCGGGGCGATCATGTGCATGGGCGTGGCCACCGCCAACGCCATCCTGGTGGTGAGCTTCTGCCGCGAACGCCTCGCGGTGCACGGTGATGCGGTGCAGGCGGCCCTTGAAGCCGGCTTCACCCGTTTGCGCCCGGTATTGATGACCGCCATTTCAATGATCATCGGCATGGCGCCGATGGCCCTGAGCCTGGGGGAGGGCGGCGAACAGAACGCCCCGCTGGGCCGTGCGGTCATCGGCGGGCTGGCCTTCGCCACCATTGCCACGTTGTTCCTGGTTCCGCTGATTTTCAGTCTTGTGCACGGGCGGCGTCAGCACGCCACGCTTGCGACCACCGCCACTCAAGGGGTTTGACATGTCCATTTCCGTTTCCAATCCGGGTTCACCCCGCCGTAAATCCCGTGGTCTGCTCTGGCTGGTGCTGGGGCTGGTGGTGCTGGTCGCCGTGGTGGTATTCGGCATCGGCGTACGCGCCAGCGAATCCCGCGACCTGAAAACCTGGACCGACACCCAGGCCTTGCCCAGCGTGATCCTGATCACCCCGAGCGTGCAGCCCCAGGGCCCGGTGCTGAACCTGCCGGGACGCCTCGAGGCGTACTCCCGGGCGTCGATCTTTGCCCGGGTCAATGGCTACCTCAAGACCTGGAACGTCGACATCGGCGACCACGTGAAGGCCGGGCAACTGCTGGCCGAAATCGACACGCCGGAGCTCGATCAGCAACTGCTGCAAGCCAAGGCCGTACTGGCTTCGGCACAGGCCGACGAGTCGCTGGCACAAACCACCGCCAAGCGCTGGCAGGCGATGCTTGCGTCGGACTCGGTGTCGCGCCAGGACGTGGATGAGCGCACCGGCGACCTGACCGCCAAGCAGGCCAAAGTGGTCGCGGCCAAGGCCAATGTCGACCAGTTGATTGCCACCAAGGGCTTTCAGCGCCTGACCGCGCCGTTCGCCGGCGTGGTCACCGCGCGCTCCACCGATGTTGGGGCGTTGATCAGTGCCGGTGGCGCCACCGGCAAAGAGCTGTTCGCGGTCTCTGACGTCAGCCGCCTGCGGGTGTATGTGCAGGTGCCGCAATCGTCAGCGCCGCAGATCCAGGTGGGCACCGTGGCGCGTCTGAGCGTGCCGGAATATCGCGGCGAAACCTTCACGGCCAAGGTGATCGCCACCGCCGATGCCGTGAATGCCGCGTCCGGCAGCACCCTGGTGCAACTGCTGGTGGACAACCCCGGCAGCCGCCTGTTGCCGGGCGCCTACACCAGCGTGCAGTTCACCTTGCCGGTGCAGACCGACGTGCTGCGCCTGCCCGCCAGCGCCCTGGTGTTCGATGACAAGGGCATGCGCGTGGCGACCCTTGATGGGAACAATCATGTGCACTTCAAGACCGTGACCATTGCCCGGGACTTCGGCGACAGCGTGGAAATCGGCAGTGGCCTGGCTGCCACCGACCGGGTGATCGACACCCCGCCCGACGGCCTGGCCGACGACGATTCGGTGCAACTGGCCGCCAACACCCCAGAGGCCAAAC
Proteins encoded:
- a CDS encoding TetR/AcrR family transcriptional regulator, translated to MAQKKITEAKGRGRPRAYDPETALQKALGVFWSTGYSGASLDGIATAAGMNRPSLYAAFGDKHAIYLKALEQYWGLASAAIDEALDDPSLTLADALMRLYEGQLSIYFSGDGEPRGCFIIGTATTEAVEDAEIRAVLLQRLDALDAHLETRLRTAIEAGELKGGADPAAVAVLAASLVHSLSIRARAGKPHAELIALARSAVQVICG
- a CDS encoding HlyD family secretion protein, whose protein sequence is MSKALENTTRTPWRSLLMVGFPVLVAAAGYVYYLKDAPYVSTDNAYARVAKASVNARVSGQVVEIAVEDNQAVHKGQVLLRINPEPFQVAVDRAQAQLSMARLRIEGLKASYRQQQAELQAARESAGFDQKEFARKKALVATEFVSQAVFERADTDLKVARQRVASIEQQLANTVVALNGNPDIEIDRHPAIREAQAQLDEAQLYLSYATVYAPDDGVVAKVDDVQVGDYLNSGAPAFALLSPRRTWVEANFRETQMTHMRAGQQATVRLDTYPDHPFKAHITSLSPGAGADFALLPPENATGNWVKVVQRVPVRLELDDASADLPLFSGTSATVTVDTRTGP
- a CDS encoding MFS transporter encodes the protein MNSARTLRFTALLVTWLQAVNVSLPNSALRFIQGSLSMTDDEAGWIFTSYLAASAITLPVAQWLAARFGVKAVYQAAIAIFAVGLLLATGATTSLQFVGARIIQGAASGVLAPLSMAIALETLAAQKRPTFGPLWTAIGLLGIVSGPAIGGWISEHFGWRWMFYASLPLLAYAVLVVALLQPEKKASSAPAFDFAGFASFTLGVIGLQMLLDRGQRLEWFDSPEIWLEAAASALGFYLFTVHRLTSGTHFISKGLLRDRNFVLSTIIFFAVGFVLLPTMAMTSPMLDELLGFPPDTTGFLTIPRGVGLLGAFWLMNRVPGHLDGRPFVVAGIAVVIYANHSMLGYSPLMDGWPVALAGAIQGAGLGLLMPALSRVAFSTLAPTLRPEGSGLFNLSRVYGSTLGVAVVQWFFFNNTQAMHVALASHLTVQAVPASTSLAGFGALNEAITGQAAFIAVLGQFKILLWAMLVVSPLVLLLRKPVTTH
- a CDS encoding efflux transporter outer membrane subunit, with protein sequence MTLSACSVGPDYKAPSVTASQHYDVQAEQRVSFNQKVSVDWWSTFHSHTLDRVMRRAIAGNLELTAADATLRQAAASVAAAEGALFPQVDFAAQAGRQRVHNAARPAVTNFYGVGPQVSFDLDVFGGNQRRVEQQQAFADLQQHRFEAAYLTLTGDVASQALLMASATAQMEAVQTLLATDAKNLELVRAAQHSGAATQLDISLAETRLAQDRTLLPPLAQQRDAARHALSILAGKGPADWRAPDFNLAEFASATMLPISLPSELAHDRPDVQQAEAELHAASAAVGVATANLYPHVELSASLAQAASGNGGAALWGFAAGLAGPIFDGGTLKAERQVAVEGYNAALAHYQQTVIQSFGQVADTLQAINHDAEEYQAQTAALQAADNSLRLNQHAYGAGENGLLQVLEAQRAYEQALLGQIRASTARHLDTVRLFVALGGRSVNDFKR
- a CDS encoding aldo/keto reductase — encoded protein: MSYYDALRDTRFPLQHGAGAMPAVGFGTLFRDLTATTQAVTEALEAGFRHFDCAERYGNEAQVGAALHDAMTAGKVRREELFITTKLWNNNHRPERVVPAFEASCRRLRVDVIDCYMIHTPFAFLPGDELHPRDAFGHVLYDSGVTLIETWRVLERLVDEGRCKSIGLSDITLDTLRELVAVARIKPAVVQVESHPYLPEWELLEFCKQHGIVVLAFAPLGHGMRPRVLDEPVITTIARRVQKTPAQVALAWSVQRGVAFLTSSVTPARIQEDADISTLPQAAMREIEKDITTRVRFNPVMDTGVLGFISREKF
- a CDS encoding MarR family winged helix-turn-helix transcriptional regulator, which encodes MRRASRRMAQIYDEAFVPFGLKATQYSLMNHIAQGDAPKMRDLAHSLVMDLSALGHTLKPLVRDGLVVLQVDELDRRSRRVLLTDAGQHKYEEARVVSRQMAVRFDEVFGAEAACELRKAMDFIASDEFARALLGKGG
- a CDS encoding efflux RND transporter permease subunit translates to MLNLVRIALRRPYTFLVLAIFILIVGPLAAWRTPTDIFPEIRIPVIAVIWQYTGLPPDQMAGRITSPFERVLTTTVNDIRHIEAQSLNGFGIVKVYFQPGVNISTANAQVTSVSQAILRQLPPGTTPPLVLNYSASTVPIVQLALSGKGLTEQRLGDLGLNTVRLMLTTVPGAALPYPFGGKTRQVQIDLDSARMQARGLSAQDVANALATQNLITPVGTQKIGSYEFNLQLNNSPTDFHDLENLPIKTADGTTVLIRDVATVRDGNPPQTNIVHVNGNRSVLLPVLKTGSASTLGVIAGIKDKLADNKGALPPNLNIDLIGDQSLFVRSAISGVAREGVIAAALTSLMILLFLGSWRSTVIIATSIPLAILSSIATLSALGETLNIMTLGGLALAVGILVDDATVTIENINWHLEQGKPVETAILDGASQIVTPAFVSLLCICIVFVPMFFLEGVARFLFVPMAEAVIFAMIASFILSRTLVPTLANYLLKPHEHHADGTPVVAPSSNPLVKFQRGFERQFEAFRGVYHGALESALLHRRIVVIAMLAFVAVSFALVPFLGRNFFPEVDSGQILLHVRAPIGTRVESNARLVSQIEDTLHKVIEPQELAAIVDNIGLAISGINVAYNNTGTVGSQDSDIQISLKEGHRPTADYMRELRERLPREFPNAVFSFPASDIVGQILNFGSSAPVDVQIAGNNLPANFTYASTLLRDIRRVPGVVDARIQQSRQLPTFKIDVDRTQAQLVGLNERDVTNSLVVNLAGSSQVAPTFWLNPANGVSYPIVMQTPQYGLDTLAALHNLPLSGSGSGSAGAASDQTLGGLASIERTHSNSVVTQSDIQPVVEVLTAIQGRDLGAVAADIQKIIAAHASEVPTGSKVLLQGQVQTMNAAFSGLLFGLLGAVVLIYLLIVVNFQSWADPFVIITALPAALAGIVWMLFVTHTPLSVPALTGAIMCMGVATANAILVVSFCRERLAVHGDAVQAALEAGFTRLRPVLMTAISMIIGMAPMALSLGEGGEQNAPLGRAVIGGLAFATIATLFLVPLIFSLVHGRRQHATLATTATQGV
- a CDS encoding efflux RND transporter periplasmic adaptor subunit; translated protein: MSISVSNPGSPRRKSRGLLWLVLGLVVLVAVVVFGIGVRASESRDLKTWTDTQALPSVILITPSVQPQGPVLNLPGRLEAYSRASIFARVNGYLKTWNVDIGDHVKAGQLLAEIDTPELDQQLLQAKAVLASAQADESLAQTTAKRWQAMLASDSVSRQDVDERTGDLTAKQAKVVAAKANVDQLIATKGFQRLTAPFAGVVTARSTDVGALISAGGATGKELFAVSDVSRLRVYVQVPQSSAPQIQVGTVARLSVPEYRGETFTAKVIATADAVNAASGSTLVQLLVDNPGSRLLPGAYTSVQFTLPVQTDVLRLPASALVFDDKGMRVATLDGNNHVHFKTVTIARDFGDSVEIGSGLAATDRVIDTPPDGLADDDSVQLAANTPEAKPHG